The DNA window TTTGCGTTTTATTATATATTATACTAAACATATTGTTATGAACAATGTCAATTATTCCAAAGTATTGAGTGCGGCTCTTTATGGAGTGGATGCATCGGTAATCGATGTAGAAACTGATATAGCAAACGGGCTTCCGTCTTTTACAATAGTTGGTTTGCCAGATGGAGCTATAAAAGAGAGTAAAGACAGAATTAAAAGTGCAATGCACAACACGGGTTACAGTATACCGTCAAAAAGGGTTACAATAAACCTCGCTCCTGCTCATATAAAGAAGGAAGGTTCTGCCTATGATCTGCCCATTTGCATCGGTATACTGACGGCAATTGGAATAATTGAGCCTCAGGCACTTGAAGGCATTGTTATGCTTGGCGAGCTTGCACTTGACGGCGTCGTAAAACCGGTGAAAGGCAGCTTATCGACGGCAATCATGGCAAAGGATCTGAATCTCAGAGGTATAATTTTACCAAAAGGAAACGGACTGGAGGCTGCAATTGTTGAGGGATTAAGGATCTTCGAGGTAAGCCATTTATCAGAAGTGGTAAGCATGTTTAGAGGAGAGTTAACGCTAAAACCTGTTAGTACGGATATCAATAATCTTTTTAATAGCCTGTCAACGTACGATATAGATTTTAGCGAGGTAAAAGGACAGGAACACGCAAAGCGTGCACTTGAGATTGCAGCAGCAGGCGGCCATAATGTACTTATGATAGGTCCGCCCGGAACAGGTAAAACAATGCTTGCAATGCGTATTCCAACAATATTACCACGCATGAGTTTAAAGGAGGCAATAGAAACAACAAAGATCCATAGTGCTACCGGCATCCTGTCACTCGCTGCCCCGCTTGTAACTAAGAGGCCGTTCCGTTCACCGCATCATACCATATCGGATGTGGGGCTTGTAGGCGGTACTCAACAACCAAAGCCTGGAGAGGTAAGCCTTTCCCATAACGGAGTTCTGTTTCTTGATGAACTGCCTGAATTTAAAAGAAATGCACTCGAAGCTTTAAGACAACCTCTCGAAGATGGATATGTTACAATATCCCGGGCACAACAAACGATTACATTTCCATCAAGATTCATGCTTGTTGCCGCCATGAACCCGTGCCCCTGCGGTTATTATGGAGATCCGCATCATCAATGTTCATGTCCTGTAAGATCAATAATAAAATACCGTTCAAGGATTTCTGGACCGCTCCTTGATAGATTTGATATACAGATAGATGTTCCTGCTGTTAGGTTTAAAGAAATCATAAGGGATGATGCCAACGAATCTTCCCGGGATATACTTAAAAGGGTTGAAAAAGCGCGAAAGATTCAAGGAGAAAGATTCAACGGATTAAAGATTTTTTCAAATGCCCAGATGTTACCGAGACATACAAAGAAATTCTGTAAACTTAATGAACAATCGATCATCCTCCTTGCCAATGCTATTGAGAGACTTGGTTTATCGGCACGAGCATATTCAAGGATAATAAAAGTGGCAAGAACAATTGCAGATCTTGATAATACATTAGAAATTCAATCTCAGCATATAGCAGAAGCAATTCAATACCGCAGTCTTGACAGAACCTTCGAGAATATTTGAATTAGAGGAATACGTTGAAAAAAATAGGAAGGGCTGTTCAAAGCGAATAAAACTGCTTAAACCGTTTTAATATTTAAGCCGGTAGAGACATCGGGTTGGAGTGAAATGATCAATCCATGTTCGACATATACTGGGTACGTGTAAAGTAAAATTTCTTTCCTTGACTGAATCGGATTTATTCTATATGAACATAATGTGATAAAAATAATTTTGGAGGGTATATGAAAAAATTGTTATTAGCGATTGGAGTATTTGCATTAATAGCGGCTAAGCCTTTATATGCTGCATCTCCAATAGGTCCTGCAATGGATGGAGAAACAGGCATAATGAGGGTTATATCCGCCCGAAGTTTACCTGCCACAGGTTTGATGATGGGCATAAATGGACTATACTTCTGGTCAAACGATCTATTAAACACCGAAAACGATGTAAATCAAAGACTCGAAGAAAGAACAAACCTAACGTACGGAGCAACAGACTGGTTGGAGCTCTTTATTAATGCTACAAGTGCAGCACAGACTATAAAATATACTTCTGCAAATGCTACAATGCTTTTTCAAACACTTGGTGATCTTACAGGTGGTTTTAAACTAAGCTATCTTGTAACACCTGGATTTGCTTTTGGGTTTGATGCATTCGGCCAACTTTTAACCGATGCAAATCAGCTTGGTTATAAATTGAGTGCATCAAACTATGGCGCCAGATTATTATGGACCATTGATCTCGATGCTGCTGAGAACATTCCCTTTAGATTCCATGTAAACTTGGGTTATAAAGTGGATAATTCTCGCTACCTTTTACCCGCACCAAATTATACGTGGACGGGTGCATCTGTTGATAGTATATATGCTACCGGACTCACAAGAACAGAAGAAGAGTATGCACTAGGAATATACCATGACAATCAAATACTGGGTGCGATTGGTGTAGAATTCCCTGGAACATACCTTACCCCATTCATTGAATACTACACAAACCAGCTTATAAACAACCATTCAATTACCGGTCATAGCCTGAGTTTGAAGTATGATCAATCCCCTCAATATATAACACCTGGTTTTAGATTTACACCAGAAAAGGGTGTTGCTGTTGACATCGCGGCAGATATAGGACTAACAAAACAAGAAAGCGTTCAGACGTCCAATGGTCCCGTTAATGTAAGGGCAGTACCGCTATGGTCGGTTATAGTTGGTGCCAGCTATACAATACTACCCGGTGCTATGGTTATAATCCAGAGGGTACAAGCTCCCCCGCCTCAACAGAATGGTGTAGTAGGCGGTGTTGTCCTTGATGAACAAACAAGGCAACCAATAAGTCATGCTATTCTAAGCTTCCCGGGAACAAACCTGTCGGACATAATTACAAATAGAACAAACGGAGCTTTTACAAGCTGTCAAATAAATCCTGGTACTGTTAAGTTAGAAGTTTCTAAAGATGGTTACCAGCCAAAGGTACTTGAGGCCCAGGTGTTAACCGGACAGACAACGAATGTAGACATATTAATGAAAAAGCTTGTTGAGATAGGTGCAATAGCCGGTATGGTGACAGACACAACAGGTAAACCGCTTGCTGCCGTTCTAACATTTAACAACACAACCTTGCCTCCTGGTGCAACTGATCCAAGAACCGGTTTCTATTTTGTAAAATTACCACCGGGTATATACAGCGTTACCGCTGCTGCACAGGGATATATCAGCAGAACATTCACCGTTCCAATTAAAAATAACGTAAAAACTGTTGTAAATATTATGCTTGAACAACACAAGGCTGCAGCAGCACCGCCGCCTCCGGCCCCTATCACTGCTCCCGTAATAATCCAGAAGAAACCGAGGGTTATACTTGAAAAGGCAAAGAAAAAGATTGTAATAACAGAGGCAGTTCATTTTCAGACAGGCCGTGCAACGATATTACCCGAATCGTATTCACTGCTGGATGAGATTGTGCAGGTACTTAAAGATAATCCGGACATATCAATAAGGATAGAAGGCTACACCGATAATGTCGGTTCCCCTTCATATAACCTCAGGCTGTCTCAGGCAAGAGCAGAGTCTGTGATGAAGTATTTTATCCAGGAGGGTTTATCTCCTGATAGGGTACAGGCCAAAGGTTATGGAGATATGTTACCCATAGCGTCTAATAGAACAGCACAAGGGAGAGCTAAAAATAGAAGGGTAGAATTTACAATAATAAAGGAATAAAATGAAAGCCTGCAGCGGTCGCTGCAGGCTTTCATTTTCTAAAGATGAAGTTAAATGGGGATCCAGAAGGTATAGAGGAACTAAAACGGATAAAAGAAGAAAACTTTTTCTATCTTAAATTTATAATTAAAGAGGCAAAAAGTAATACGGACAATAAAACAACCTTTAAAGACAAAACGGGTAAACAAAAATATGATTTTATTTATGATCCTATTACAGATTCTTTTACAGTCTCAAAGATTAAATCTTGATCTTTGATCTGTAAAGCCCCCAATCTACATCAAAATCATATTTTTTCATTGTATTGGTAACAATGTTTTGATACTCTCCCGAATAAAAATACCTGACCATAACACTGGATAAAGGTAATATCAGCTCTTCAGCCTTCCATTCAAAATTCGTACCATCCTTTAAATCCTTTATACAGCCCATAGACATTGCATTGGAAACCTGATCAAGAGGATATCTTGAGAGTGAATGCTCAAGTGCCTTTAAAATGCCATGCATGTATGGATTATAAAATTTAAAAAACTCCGAATAAATCACTGCATTATGATAGTACTGGGGAAAGTTCAAAATACCATCTTTTTTAAGATACTTTGCCACGCTTATGAGTAATTTGTTAACATTCCTTGCCATTCCAAGACCCGGGTATTGTTGCCCAGGTAATTTCGTTTTTTCTGGTAAAAATTGTTTGAGTGGATTCTGCAATACAAGCCACTCGATCATCAGCATATTATACTTATTACTTTTATAGGAAGGTAGGTACTGAACTCTTGGTTTAAAAATACCTTCCGAGAGTATTATCTCTACAAGCAAATGTTCTTTGTTTATCTCGTTAAAATATATCCTGAGGCTATGCCTATGTGGATCATCAGTATTAATGTCTAAAATGGTGTCGGTAAATCCTCTTGTTTTAAGCTCTTGAAAGATGTGAAACCTGTATAATGTATCCATTACCTCTTCTTTTGTAAAAACGCCGAGATACAACAGAGAGCCTTTTTTTTCTTCTAACTGCCTGATTATTTCAGATTCGGAAAGCTTAAAATCGGTATTTTTTAATGAGAACTCCCGAAGTCCTCTGATTATCTTTTGTTTTTGATCCGGCTTTTGCATAATTTTATGTAAGGACAAATAAAGTATACCAGAGCGGTTTTATTTGCCTGTATCTACTATAGAGGATGTTTTTATAAACCACTTATTGCCCTCCTCAAACCAGCGTGTATAAATGGTGGTTCTCTTTTTAAAGAATAATGCTCCGTTTCCCTTTATGAGAATTGTTGCATCAGCATTAGAACTACCTATCCTTATATCTTTTACTTTACAATCAATCACAACAGGCCTTATAAATCCTGCTTTTCGCATTTTAATATTGGAGTAAACTATGAAATTGGAAAGTGAGTCCTGCGTAGTAAAAAAATCCTTCAATGCATTCCTTGTGTATATGCTGGAGATATCCTTATCCAATAATGCATTACATAAATCGTTAATTCTATTATTCAACGCCTCTGCGTAAGCATTTGATGCGGTAATTATAATAAAAAGTGTTATAACAAAAAACATTTTCTTAAGCATTAAAACCACCGTATACGTATATAATGTAAACAAGGTACAGCATAATACTTATAATAAAAGACAACAATGGCATTTTGTAAAGTTTTTCGCCCTGGTTTTTTAAATAAAAAGGAAACGTGATTAACATAATAACAAAAATAAACATCAAAACCTGTAGGATATGGTGAGAATTGTTGCTATTGAGAGCAGCCATAACCTTATAATTAAAATCATATGCTATTTTTCCAAACATGCTGCTGTCATATCATACTGTTATCGTTAGGAAAACAATTTTCATTGTTTAAAAACTCAAGACTCAAAACAATGAAAAATTTTACACTAAATATTATATCGTTTACAATCTTTGGTGTATAGTATAACATATCGCTATGGATCCTGAAAAGCGTAAAAGACGCATAGAATTTATAATAATAATTGCTGTTCTGCTGTTTATTATAGGTCTGACATCCTTTGAGTCAAATATCTATCATGTAACATTAAAAGTACCCATATCAAAAAATGCACTCGTTTTCAGTTTTATAAACCTGAACATAGTTTTGATAACGTTATTTCTGTTCCTTGTGATAAGAAATACTGCAAAATTTGTATTCGGTGAAAAACAGGTATTCGGCAGGCTGAAAGTAAGAGCAAAACTCGCCATGGCGTTTATATTTTTTTCTATCATACCGATCATAATCATGTTTATTATTTCAGCAGGCTTTATAACTCATACAATCAATAGCTGGTTCAGCATAGAAGTGGAGAATTCCCTTACCCAGTCACTCGATATTGCGAAAACATATTATGAGAATACAGCAAAGAATACAATATCTTTCGCCTCTACTATAGGAAACGATCTTATCAAAAGGGGCATACTGTCAGAAGAAACAAAGCCGGAGCTTACCGAATTCATTACAAAAAAATTGAATGAGTATAATCTAACAGCTATCGAGGTGTATGATGAAAACGGCAAACTGCTTGGTATAAGCAAAACCAAATCCGGAATACCAATAAATCTAACAAAAACATCAATGATCCATGATGCATTAGCCGGTGATATTAAAACATACATAGAAAGTATCGGCAGCAGTGACATCATTAAAGGCTTTGCTCCAATATATATATATGGCATTAAACAACCCATCGGTCTTGTAGTATGCAATTATTTTGTAAAAAACAGCCTTGTTGAGAAAATGGCAGATATACAACAGGGTTATAAAGAATACCGTCAGCAGCAAATACTTAAACCGCATTTAAAAACAAGCTATATCCTGTTTCTTGTCCTTATATCGCTGCTCATGATCTTTTCTTCAATATGGCTTAGTGTGTATATAGCAAAAAACATATCCGTACAGCTTGATGGAATTGTATTAGCTACAAAGAGGATTATGACCAATGACTTTGATGTTCAAATAGAGAAGAAAAGTCAAGATGAGGTAGGGGATCTTGTTGATGCATTCAATATAATGGCAAAGGAACTGAAACAGAGCAGGGCTTATCTTGATCACTCTTATACCGAGCAGACACAAAGAAAAGCATACATCGAAGCAATATTAAACAGTATCTCCTCGGGAGTTATTGCCATAGACGGAACTGGATATATAACAATGATCAATACCACAGCAATAAAACTACTCAACATTACTTCTTCCATTATCGACAAATACTACCGCGATGTGATGCCCTACAATTTCATATCTCCGGTTACAGAACTTTTAAGGGAAATGAGATCCAGTAAATCTCCTACAGCCACAAAAGAAATAAGTATAGACCTTCAGGGTCAGATAAGGATCTTTATTCTCAGGTTAACGGCCCTCAAGGCTTATGCTCCGGAGCTGAGTGGGTACATCGCTGTGTTTGAAGATGTTACCGATCTAATAAAAATGCAAAGGATCGCAACGTGGCAGGAGGTAGCAAAAAGAATGGCACATGAGATAAAGAATCCGCTTACCCCTATAAGGTTAGCTGCCGAGAGATTAAGAAGAAAATATATGGACAGGATAGACTCCGACAGAGATATTTTTGACGAATCAACAAAAACAATTATTAAAGAGGTTGATGAACTAAAAAGGCTTGTGGACGAGTTTTATACCTTTGCCAGGCTACCAACCAGCCAACCCAAGATGAACTCCATAAATGCCCTTATTACAGAAGTGTACACACTCTACAGTGAAGCACACAAGAATGTTACATTTATAATTGAAAAGGATGAAGACATACCATTATTCAAATTTGACATAGCCCAGATGAGAAGGGTATTGATAAATCTTATAGAAAATGCACTATGGTCAATTCAAGGAACAGGCGGCATCACACTTGTTTCAAAGTATGATAAGGAACATGGTATTGCAAAGATAGAGGTTATTGATACCGGTATGGGGATTGAGGATACAGACAAATCAAAAATATTTGATCTATACTATTCCAAAAAAAAAGGCGGATCGGGACTTGGACTTGCTATAGTTCAGAGAATCATAACAGAACACAATGCAAGGATAAGGGTTGAAGACAACAAACCGAGGGGCGCAAAATTTACGATAGAACTGTCAACCGCTGATGAAAAAGAATTGTTTGATATTAATGGAGGTAAAATAGCTTGATTCATAAAGGAATAATACTTGTTGTAGATGATGAGGATTATATTCGTTCTACCATTGCAGGCATCCTAACAGATGAACATTATGATGTCAAACTTGCAAAAGACGGCTATGAAGCAATGGAGGTAATAAAAAACTATGAGCCTCAGATCGTTTTACTTGATATCTGGATGCCCGGTATTGATGGAGTAGAGATGCTAAAAAAAATAAAAGAACAAACTCCGGATACAATTGTTATAATGATCTCAGGGCATGGGACAATAGATACGGCAGTAAAAACCATTAAAATCGGAGCGTTTGATTTCATAGAAAAGCCTTTATCCGCGGATAAACTTCTTATAACAATAGAAAATGGATTAAAGTTTTATAATCTCGAAAGAGAGAATAGACAGCTTAGAGGGAAGGTAGAAAAAAAATACGAACTCATAGGTGTTTCAAAATCAATTAAAGACTTGAGAAGGAAGATTGCAATAGTTGCACAAACTGACAGCTGGGTTTTAATAACAGGAGAGAATGGAACGGGCAAAGAGCTTGTAGCAAGATCAATACACAGAATGAGTAAACGGACCGACATGCCTTTTGTTGACGTAAACTGCGCTGCAATACCCGATGAACTCCTTGAAAGCGAACTATTCGGATATGAAAAAGGCTCATTTACTGGTGCGGATAGGCGGAGAATAGGTAAGATAGAGCTTGCGGATAAAGGGACTATTTTCCTTGACGAAGTTGGGGATATGAGTTTAAAAATGCAGGCAAAACTGCTTCGCACGCTCGAAGAAGGCAGGTTTGAGAGAATAGGAGGGAACGATAGTATAAATGTAGATATAAGAGTTATCACGGCAACAAATAAAACTTTGCAAAATGAGATTGAAGAAGGGCGATTCAGAGAGGATCTCTACTACAGATTAAATGTTATACCCATTCATGTCTCTCCCTTGAGGGAAAGAAAAGATGATATACCAGTACTCATAAATTATTTCTTAAAAGATTTATGCGACATAAGCAGAAATGAAAAAACCATTACGGATGAAGCAATGGACGTATTAACCCAATACAGATGGAACGGAAATGTAAGAGAGCTTAAGAACCTGTTGGAACGATTATTTGTACTCACAGAAGCCGATACAATAGATGTCGATGACATACCCGCCGAGATAAAAAACAATAAAGAAGAGAATACAGCTGCCGCTAATCTGCAGTCAGCCAGAACTTCTTTTGAAAGGGAATACATAATCCGAATGCTTAAAGAACATAACTGGAATATCACAAAAACTGCAGCCAAGATAGGTATATCCAGAGAGAATCTTTCAAGAAAAATAAAGTATCTTGGTATTGCAAAGGAGGATTAATGTTCTGGTACGTAAGCGGTTACAGTTTGTCAAAAGGCGTTAATGCGAATCCGGATATTATCAAACACGCAAAAAAGTATAATCATAAGTCGGGTACACAGGTGCAATTTAATATAAATACCGATACAGGTTATATAATATTGTCGGGTGAAATAGTATGTAATTTTAATACAAAGACAGGGCAGTCTCTTGGACTTATATCCCTATCTTCCGGTGAGTGTTACGGCGGTTCTGCAGAGAATAAAGAGGAGGATGTTGTGCTGATTTTTTCAAAGGATGCAATCATTGCAGAGCTATCTTTTGAAGAACTGCACACCATATCGAAGGCTTCTGAACCGCTGCATCTAAGTTTTTCAAAGGGCATACTTTCAAAGAGGGTTGTTATAACATCAAGGCCTGAGCATCTTATTTTCAAATCACCGGATGTAAGACTTCAAGAAGCCATTACAATCCTGTCAGTTAAAATAGGAAAGCATTCCAAAAATGCCGTAATCATAAAGCTGCGGGCTACCTCTGAAAGGTTACATAGAATGGTCGGTCTTGGCAGTTTGCACACGATTTTATCTCTTGCTTCGCTTTACAACAAACATCTTGTAATACCATCCATCAAAACTCTATATATCCCGGTATAAAACAGCTTCTTGCTCTTTATAATACATTTAATTGAACAATGCACAAGCTCAAACTGTCATTTTATTCTTAATTCATCTATTCAATATGCTGCGTGATCTCTGGTTATGTACATAACTTATTATTGTTTTTTATTTAAATTTTTGATAATTTGAAAAAAAACTTTTATGAATAAAACCCTTTTACTTGATATCGCAAAAGTGCTTGGAATTGATGAAAAAGAACTCAACTCCAGAAAAGATTTTATTACAATAACACAAGAAGATATAACAGTACTTGGCAACTTTTATAATACCAATCCCCAGATGTTTGATAAACTTGCAGAGAATTTTTATAAACATCTTCTCTCGTTTGAAGGAACAAAAGAGAAATTAAGTCCTGATCAGCTTCCGGAATTAAAGATAAGATTGAAGGAATATTTAAGACAGATGTTCTGTGGTAAATATGATTACGAATATTTTTTAAACAGATTGTTTATGGGTTATGTCCATAAAGAAGCAGGGATTGAACTTAAGCAGTACATAGGTGCTTATGGAAGACTCATAAGCGATATGGAAAATATAATAGGGAAATTAACCCATAAAAACAGAGAGTCCTTCCCGAAAATCATGTCTGCCATTTTTAAGATCATTCTGCTTGATATAATATCAGGAACGGATGTTTATTCTTATGAATACCTCGCGGATTCAAGAAGGCTTTCAAGGCTATATGCCGTGCTGAGCAATATCAATAGGTTTATAATAAGGGTGCATGATATAAATGAACTGTTTCAAGAGGTGTGTCCT is part of the Deltaproteobacteria bacterium genome and encodes:
- a CDS encoding YifB family Mg chelatase-like AAA ATPase, whose amino-acid sequence is MNNVNYSKVLSAALYGVDASVIDVETDIANGLPSFTIVGLPDGAIKESKDRIKSAMHNTGYSIPSKRVTINLAPAHIKKEGSAYDLPICIGILTAIGIIEPQALEGIVMLGELALDGVVKPVKGSLSTAIMAKDLNLRGIILPKGNGLEAAIVEGLRIFEVSHLSEVVSMFRGELTLKPVSTDINNLFNSLSTYDIDFSEVKGQEHAKRALEIAAAGGHNVLMIGPPGTGKTMLAMRIPTILPRMSLKEAIETTKIHSATGILSLAAPLVTKRPFRSPHHTISDVGLVGGTQQPKPGEVSLSHNGVLFLDELPEFKRNALEALRQPLEDGYVTISRAQQTITFPSRFMLVAAMNPCPCGYYGDPHHQCSCPVRSIIKYRSRISGPLLDRFDIQIDVPAVRFKEIIRDDANESSRDILKRVEKARKIQGERFNGLKIFSNAQMLPRHTKKFCKLNEQSIILLANAIERLGLSARAYSRIIKVARTIADLDNTLEIQSQHIAEAIQYRSLDRTFENI
- a CDS encoding OmpA family protein, translating into MKKLLLAIGVFALIAAKPLYAASPIGPAMDGETGIMRVISARSLPATGLMMGINGLYFWSNDLLNTENDVNQRLEERTNLTYGATDWLELFINATSAAQTIKYTSANATMLFQTLGDLTGGFKLSYLVTPGFAFGFDAFGQLLTDANQLGYKLSASNYGARLLWTIDLDAAENIPFRFHVNLGYKVDNSRYLLPAPNYTWTGASVDSIYATGLTRTEEEYALGIYHDNQILGAIGVEFPGTYLTPFIEYYTNQLINNHSITGHSLSLKYDQSPQYITPGFRFTPEKGVAVDIAADIGLTKQESVQTSNGPVNVRAVPLWSVIVGASYTILPGAMVIIQRVQAPPPQQNGVVGGVVLDEQTRQPISHAILSFPGTNLSDIITNRTNGAFTSCQINPGTVKLEVSKDGYQPKVLEAQVLTGQTTNVDILMKKLVEIGAIAGMVTDTTGKPLAAVLTFNNTTLPPGATDPRTGFYFVKLPPGIYSVTAAAQGYISRTFTVPIKNNVKTVVNIMLEQHKAAAAPPPPAPITAPVIIQKKPRVILEKAKKKIVITEAVHFQTGRATILPESYSLLDEIVQVLKDNPDISIRIEGYTDNVGSPSYNLRLSQARAESVMKYFIQEGLSPDRVQAKGYGDMLPIASNRTAQGRAKNRRVEFTIIKE
- a CDS encoding ATP-binding protein — translated: MDPEKRKRRIEFIIIIAVLLFIIGLTSFESNIYHVTLKVPISKNALVFSFINLNIVLITLFLFLVIRNTAKFVFGEKQVFGRLKVRAKLAMAFIFFSIIPIIIMFIISAGFITHTINSWFSIEVENSLTQSLDIAKTYYENTAKNTISFASTIGNDLIKRGILSEETKPELTEFITKKLNEYNLTAIEVYDENGKLLGISKTKSGIPINLTKTSMIHDALAGDIKTYIESIGSSDIIKGFAPIYIYGIKQPIGLVVCNYFVKNSLVEKMADIQQGYKEYRQQQILKPHLKTSYILFLVLISLLMIFSSIWLSVYIAKNISVQLDGIVLATKRIMTNDFDVQIEKKSQDEVGDLVDAFNIMAKELKQSRAYLDHSYTEQTQRKAYIEAILNSISSGVIAIDGTGYITMINTTAIKLLNITSSIIDKYYRDVMPYNFISPVTELLREMRSSKSPTATKEISIDLQGQIRIFILRLTALKAYAPELSGYIAVFEDVTDLIKMQRIATWQEVAKRMAHEIKNPLTPIRLAAERLRRKYMDRIDSDRDIFDESTKTIIKEVDELKRLVDEFYTFARLPTSQPKMNSINALITEVYTLYSEAHKNVTFIIEKDEDIPLFKFDIAQMRRVLINLIENALWSIQGTGGITLVSKYDKEHGIAKIEVIDTGMGIEDTDKSKIFDLYYSKKKGGSGLGLAIVQRIITEHNARIRVEDNKPRGAKFTIELSTADEKELFDINGGKIA
- a CDS encoding sigma-54 dependent transcriptional regulator — protein: MIHKGIILVVDDEDYIRSTIAGILTDEHYDVKLAKDGYEAMEVIKNYEPQIVLLDIWMPGIDGVEMLKKIKEQTPDTIVIMISGHGTIDTAVKTIKIGAFDFIEKPLSADKLLITIENGLKFYNLERENRQLRGKVEKKYELIGVSKSIKDLRRKIAIVAQTDSWVLITGENGTGKELVARSIHRMSKRTDMPFVDVNCAAIPDELLESELFGYEKGSFTGADRRRIGKIELADKGTIFLDEVGDMSLKMQAKLLRTLEEGRFERIGGNDSINVDIRVITATNKTLQNEIEEGRFREDLYYRLNVIPIHVSPLRERKDDIPVLINYFLKDLCDISRNEKTITDEAMDVLTQYRWNGNVRELKNLLERLFVLTEADTIDVDDIPAEIKNNKEENTAAANLQSARTSFEREYIIRMLKEHNWNITKTAAKIGISRENLSRKIKYLGIAKED